In one Magallana gigas chromosome 7, xbMagGiga1.1, whole genome shotgun sequence genomic region, the following are encoded:
- the LOC136270007 gene encoding uncharacterized protein, whose product MLRHFLKMSVSVAVILALLCHQLPFSACQDSGDDEQTYAFEPEERFLDIFPLTGENFTESVLKSSDAWIVIFHSGQMKKSWKSMAVNLRGVVWVGMVDTRSEADLLENMKYKVNHDPEARVYPHGPLSLKKKSWVNAKNPNEARLLAVDSISDSSLKIKGKNLQEFLVDCFMSKPSRFPLILLTDETDTPVLYKAISHRFKRYFNAARIVRPTLDDYKFLGMEDSFFDTPLLFVLLPEVKEKKTKETQDMGFSAVVFETKKMGDLNYPNILRYLFGVNNSYRHTLPGDNQSNLQEVAEMLDIVNIESKRFEVEKPKSRPGTDDNNIKFTMSKTVRDEL is encoded by the exons ATGTTACgacactttttgaaaatgtcaGTGTCTGTAGCTGTGATTCTTGCTCTCCTCTGTCACCAGCTTCCCTTTTCTGCCTGTCAAGACAGCGGAGATGATGAGCAGACGTATGCATTTGAGCCGGAAGAGAGattcttggatattttcccgtTAACAGGGGAAAACTTCACAGAAAGCGTGTTAAAATCAAGTGATGCGTGGATTGTCATCTTTCATAGCGGGCAGATGAAGAAGAGCTGGAAATCAATGGCCGTCAATCTAAGGGGCGTTGTGTGGGTGGGGATGGTGGACACGCGATCCGAGGCGGATCTGTTGGAAAACATG AAATACAAGGTTAATCATGATCCTGAGGCAAGAGTGTATCCACATGGACCCCTATCATTGAAGAAAAAGTCCTGGGTAAATGCAAAAAATCCCAATGAGGCTCGCTTACTGGCTGTGGATTCTATCTCAGACAGTTCCCTCAAGATCAAAGGGAAGAACCTGCAGGAATTCCTGGTGGACTGCTTCATGTCTAAGCCGTCCCGCTTTCCTCTGATCCTTCTGACAG ATGAGACAGACACTCCAGTGTTATATAAGGCCATCTCTCACAGATTCAAGCGGTACTTCAATGCTGCTCGGATAGTGAGACCCACCCTGGATGACTACAAATTCCTGGGGATGGAGGACAGCTTCTTTGATACACCCCTCTTGTTTGTACTTCTACCTGAGGTCAAGGAGAAAAAAACTAAGGAGACACAAGACATGGGCTTCAGTGCCGTTGTGTTTGAAACCAAGAAGATGGGAGACCTAAACTACCCTAACATCCTGCGATACTTGTTCGGTGTCAATAATTCGTACAGACACACTCTTCCAGGGGATAACCAATCCAACCTACAGGAAGTGGCCGAGATGTTGGACATTGTCAATATCGAGAGTAAAAGATTTGAGGTTGAAAAGCCAAAATCAAGACCTGGAACAGATGATAACAATATTAAGTTCACCATGTCAAAGACTGTCCGTGACGAGTTATAG
- the LOC136270008 gene encoding holocytochrome c-type synthase-like, translated as MGGSQSAEKTQSATSANTLQTQSSAQNYPSECPMHKSEAAPQSFPSECPMHQKTTPSPPSGCPMHEGGAKEEEIDPRNMMPPPNQRPSPDQPFPLSTDRVVSNIPKADSDENWVYPSPQMFWNAMLRKGWRWKEGDINKQDMDNIISIHNANNEQAWKEVLKWEALHARECSEPRLKRFGGKAKEFSPRAKIRNWLGYSLPFDRHDWVVDRCGKEVRYIIDYYDIGEVDKRTYEFTALDVRPAFDSFSAVMDRSKVAMMRWKMELMDNKMTSGPSEDSKT; from the exons ATGGGTGGCTCGCAGTCAGCAGAGAAAACTCAGAGTGCAACATCTGCCAACACTTTGCAGACACAGAGCAGTGCTCAGAATTATCCCAGTGAATGTCCAATGCATAAATCAGAAGCCGCTCCACAGAGCTTCCCCAGTGAATGCCCCATGCATCAGAAGACCACACCATCACCACCCAGCGGCTGCCCAATGCATGAGGGTGGTGCAAAAGAGGAAGAAATAGACCCCAGGAATATG ATGCCCCCGCCCAACCAGAGACCCTCGCCGGACCAGCCTTTCCCTCTCTCCACAGACCGGGTTGTGTCCAACATCCCCAAAGCGGACAGTGATGAAAACTGGGTGTACCCATCCCCCCAAATGTTCTGGAATGCCATGCTGAGAAAAG GGTGGCGCTGGAAGGAAGGAGACATCAACAAACAAGACATGGACAACATCATTAGCATCCACAACGCAAACAATGAACAGGCCTGGAAGGAGGTCCTCAAGTGGGAGGCACTGCATGCCAG AGAGTGTAGTGAGCCACGACTGAAGAGATTCGGTGGAAAGGCCAAGGAATTCTCCCCACGGGCCAAGATCAGGAACTGGTTGGG ATACTCCTTGCCATTTGATCGCCATGACTGGGTTGTTGACCGTTGTGGGAAAGAAGTGCGCTACATCATTGATTATTACGACATAGGAGAAGTGGATAAGAGAACTTACGAGTTCACGGCACTGGACGTCAGACCAGCCTTCGACTCATTCTCTGCTGTGATGGATCGCTCCAAAGTGGCAATGATGAGGTGGAAAATGGAGCTCATGGACAACAAAATGACATCCGGACCTAGCGAGGACTCAAAAACGTGA